Proteins from a genomic interval of Parvivirga hydrogeniphila:
- a CDS encoding DegV family protein: protein MTAPDERPMLAIDSCSDLTPEIVERFDVEELHFPFTLNGEERLDDFGRSFPHRDFYQAMRGGAVPTTAQIPRVEYEALFRKAAESGRTLVYLAFSSGLSGTFDTAHLVRQSVLAEFPEADIRLVDTLNASAAEGFLVYHAMQMHANGASADEIVDFVERRKLLVNGYFTLENLETLRRGGRISDAAAAAGTVLDIKPILTIDRAGKLVLKRSVRGRKKSMSALLDIMAERRDPSLGDTVAIAHADAPDEAAVLKAMVAERFGPSEIIELAVGPVIGSHVGPGMLAVVFWGAERER, encoded by the coding sequence ATGACTGCACCAGACGAACGACCGATGCTCGCGATCGACTCGTGTTCCGATCTCACGCCCGAGATCGTGGAGCGCTTCGACGTCGAGGAGCTGCACTTCCCGTTCACGCTGAACGGCGAGGAGCGGCTGGACGACTTCGGAAGGAGCTTCCCGCACCGCGACTTCTACCAAGCGATGCGAGGGGGCGCCGTTCCGACCACCGCGCAGATTCCGCGCGTGGAGTACGAAGCGCTGTTCCGGAAGGCGGCCGAGAGCGGCAGGACGCTCGTCTACCTCGCGTTCTCGTCCGGGCTTTCTGGCACGTTCGACACGGCGCACCTGGTGCGGCAGTCGGTCCTCGCCGAGTTCCCCGAGGCCGACATCCGGCTCGTGGACACGCTGAACGCCTCGGCGGCCGAGGGCTTCCTCGTCTATCACGCGATGCAGATGCACGCGAACGGTGCGAGCGCAGACGAGATCGTGGACTTCGTCGAGCGGCGGAAACTCCTCGTGAACGGCTACTTCACGCTCGAGAACCTGGAGACGCTGCGCAGGGGCGGCCGCATCTCGGACGCGGCGGCCGCGGCAGGGACCGTTCTCGACATCAAGCCGATCCTCACCATCGACCGCGCCGGCAAGCTCGTGCTGAAGCGGAGCGTGCGCGGCCGGAAGAAGTCGATGAGCGCGCTGCTCGACATCATGGCTGAGCGGCGCGATCCGTCGCTCGGAGACACGGTTGCCATCGCGCACGCGGACGCGCCGGACGAGGCGGCGGTGCTGAAGGCGATGGTTGCGGAGCGGTTCGGACCGAGCGAGATCATCGAGCTCGCGGTCGGCCCTGTCATCGGCTCGCACGTCGGACCGGGCATGCTCGCAGTGGTGTTCTGGGGCGCGGAGCGCGAGCGGTAA
- a CDS encoding class I SAM-dependent methyltransferase, producing MAAHRFDPKKLPSLNDVARLEDLVPDAIWDAFGVPDARVAIEVGAGTGMFAREFAARMAPESVVYAVDAEPAMTAWMREHLIETGGARIEVVDARAEELPFGKSVADLLYMINLHHELDDVDAALSEAMRVLRPGGTIGVVDWKREPTPKGPPVEHRAGAETIARDLERAGFADVRAVPVLRYHDIVVALRPLG from the coding sequence ATGGCTGCGCACAGGTTCGACCCGAAGAAGCTTCCGTCCCTGAATGACGTGGCTCGCCTCGAGGACCTCGTCCCGGACGCGATCTGGGACGCCTTCGGTGTCCCCGATGCCCGCGTGGCGATCGAGGTCGGCGCGGGCACCGGCATGTTCGCGCGCGAGTTCGCGGCGCGGATGGCGCCCGAGAGCGTCGTGTACGCCGTCGACGCGGAGCCGGCGATGACGGCGTGGATGCGCGAGCACCTCATCGAGACCGGCGGCGCTCGCATCGAGGTCGTGGACGCGCGCGCAGAGGAGCTCCCGTTCGGAAAGAGCGTGGCGGACCTCCTCTACATGATCAACCTCCACCACGAGCTGGACGACGTGGACGCCGCCCTTTCGGAGGCGATGCGGGTCCTCCGGCCGGGCGGCACGATCGGCGTCGTCGACTGGAAGCGCGAGCCGACGCCGAAAGGCCCGCCGGTGGAGCACCGTGCTGGAGCCGAGACGATCGCCCGCGACCTCGAGCGCGCAGGGTTCGCCGACGTGCGCGCCGTGCCGGTGCTGCGCTACCACGACATCGTGGTGGCCCTACGGCCGCTCGGCTGA
- a CDS encoding alkaline phosphatase family protein, translating to MKRWALLVLGIACSLASAYGAMQLATYSWNQVVDYRSPFVDLDIERFTGARPPLSSPVPDATQRRTVVVLIDGLTDAASRSMRSLQELRERGADVRLTAPQPSLSYPCWTTAFSGATPQISGVTTNWYDGRVKVETLFDVARGSGRRLAVAGPDDLDALYGVSSLTSATALVPWGEGEYRSGRIVDSAISLARDGRSDFLVALLPDVDDAGHAAGSASARYASTVAKVDADLSRLIDALDNGATVFAIFPDHGHTPEGGHGGWEDPVIHTFAVFAGPGVRHTQASARLEDVAPTISVLAGMQSPRLARGMAIEDVLADGNGRAKDADFVRAAGFALAYAREVGGPQAIAGVDTLGSRADIERVMARADEQRLASDRHERVPQALALAIAALGALAVIGLASWRALLASLAGVATYNAVFLSLYFLVHRFRWSLSTFNEESQVQAFFNARMAEAVLAGLVACAVAAIVYAALRKRPKGPREGRTAGWLALGVATVLAIQAVLGLQVAWFLWRWGASCIWRLPDLFWGFKYDVDLLQTTALGVTAILGPAVTYAIGRWHPNAHRAEAQS from the coding sequence GTGAAACGGTGGGCACTGCTCGTCCTCGGCATCGCGTGCTCGCTCGCAAGCGCGTACGGCGCCATGCAGCTCGCAACGTACTCGTGGAACCAGGTCGTCGATTACCGAAGCCCGTTCGTCGACCTTGACATCGAGCGCTTCACCGGAGCGCGTCCCCCGCTCTCCTCGCCCGTGCCAGACGCGACGCAGCGCAGGACCGTCGTCGTCCTCATCGACGGCCTCACCGACGCGGCCTCGCGCTCGATGCGTTCGCTTCAGGAGCTGCGTGAGCGCGGCGCCGACGTGCGCCTGACGGCGCCGCAGCCGAGCCTGTCGTACCCGTGCTGGACGACGGCGTTCTCTGGCGCCACCCCGCAGATCAGCGGCGTCACCACCAACTGGTACGACGGCCGCGTGAAGGTCGAGACGCTCTTCGACGTCGCTCGCGGATCGGGCCGGCGGCTTGCAGTGGCAGGGCCTGACGACCTCGATGCGCTCTACGGCGTGAGCAGCCTCACCTCCGCCACTGCGCTCGTGCCCTGGGGCGAAGGCGAGTACCGCTCCGGGCGTATCGTGGATTCCGCCATCTCGCTCGCGCGCGACGGGCGCTCCGACTTCCTCGTGGCGCTCCTCCCCGACGTCGACGACGCAGGGCACGCGGCAGGCAGCGCGTCTGCGCGCTACGCGAGCACGGTCGCGAAGGTGGACGCGGACCTCTCGCGGCTCATCGACGCGCTCGACAATGGCGCGACCGTCTTCGCGATCTTCCCCGACCACGGGCACACCCCTGAAGGCGGGCACGGCGGGTGGGAAGATCCGGTCATCCACACCTTCGCGGTGTTCGCCGGGCCCGGCGTGCGCCACACGCAGGCCAGCGCTCGTCTCGAAGACGTCGCGCCCACGATCTCGGTGCTCGCCGGCATGCAGTCCCCTCGCCTGGCGCGCGGCATGGCCATCGAGGATGTGCTCGCAGACGGCAACGGACGCGCGAAGGACGCCGACTTCGTGCGGGCCGCGGGCTTCGCGCTCGCGTACGCGCGCGAGGTCGGCGGTCCGCAGGCGATCGCCGGCGTCGACACGCTCGGCTCACGGGCCGACATCGAGCGCGTGATGGCGCGCGCAGACGAGCAGCGCCTCGCCTCCGACCGCCACGAGCGCGTCCCGCAGGCCCTGGCGCTCGCCATCGCCGCGCTCGGGGCCCTCGCCGTCATCGGGCTCGCCTCGTGGCGCGCGCTGCTCGCATCGCTTGCCGGTGTGGCGACGTACAACGCGGTGTTCCTGTCGCTGTACTTCCTCGTGCACCGGTTCCGGTGGTCGCTGTCCACCTTCAACGAAGAATCGCAGGTCCAAGCGTTCTTCAACGCGCGCATGGCCGAGGCGGTGCTCGCAGGACTCGTGGCGTGCGCAGTCGCGGCGATCGTGTACGCGGCGCTCCGGAAGCGGCCGAAGGGGCCGCGCGAGGGTCGCACGGCGGGGTGGCTCGCGCTCGGTGTCGCGACCGTCCTGGCGATACAAGCGGTGTTGGGACTCCAGGTGGCGTGGTTCCTGTGGCGATGGGGAGCGTCGTGCATCTGGCGACTGCCTGACCTGTTCTGGGGCTTCAAGTACGACGTCGACCTGCTGCAGACGACCGCTTTGGGGGTCACCGCAATCCTCGGCCCTGCGGTGACCTACGCGATCGGACGCTGGCATCCGAACGCGCACCGTGCGGAAGCTCAGTCCTGA
- a CDS encoding carbamate kinase: MSAASEVQLLVIALGGNAILRRSDDGTIETQFRRADESMRQIVPLIAAGTRVVLTHGNGPIVGNIVIRNEAARDRVPPMPLYIADADSEGGIGFMLETSLTNALATAGIDRRAVTVVTRCVVDPHDPAFSRPTKPIGPYYTPEEAARLAKEEGWEFTEVPGAGTRRVVPSPRPTEIVEAPTIAKLAAAGDVVIAAGGGGVPVLRRPDGTLAGVDAVIDKDWASAILAEAISADHLVVLMEADRVYERYGTPAARPLERLTVEQAERLLPELDTGSVGPKVAACAHFARATGKDAVICAVDQLAEALAGRAGTRITAR; this comes from the coding sequence GTGAGCGCCGCCTCTGAGGTGCAGCTCCTCGTCATCGCCCTCGGCGGGAACGCGATCCTCCGTCGGAGCGATGACGGCACGATCGAGACGCAGTTCCGTCGTGCCGACGAGTCGATGCGGCAGATCGTGCCGCTCATCGCGGCCGGCACGCGCGTCGTGCTCACGCACGGCAACGGCCCGATCGTCGGCAACATCGTCATCCGCAACGAAGCGGCGCGCGACCGCGTCCCGCCGATGCCGCTCTATATCGCAGACGCCGACAGCGAGGGCGGGATCGGCTTCATGCTGGAGACGAGCCTGACCAACGCCCTGGCTACCGCCGGGATAGACCGCCGCGCGGTCACCGTGGTCACCCGGTGCGTCGTCGACCCGCACGACCCGGCGTTCTCGCGCCCGACGAAACCGATCGGGCCGTACTACACGCCCGAGGAGGCCGCCCGCCTGGCGAAGGAGGAGGGCTGGGAGTTCACGGAGGTCCCCGGCGCGGGAACGCGCCGCGTCGTGCCCTCGCCGAGGCCGACCGAGATCGTCGAGGCCCCGACGATCGCGAAGCTCGCTGCGGCAGGCGACGTCGTCATCGCAGCGGGCGGCGGCGGCGTTCCCGTGCTCAGGCGGCCAGACGGGACGCTCGCGGGCGTGGATGCGGTGATAGACAAGGACTGGGCGTCTGCAATCCTCGCGGAGGCCATCAGCGCGGACCACCTCGTCGTGCTGATGGAGGCCGACCGCGTCTACGAGCGCTACGGGACGCCGGCGGCCCGCCCGCTCGAGCGGCTCACGGTCGAGCAGGCCGAGCGGCTGCTGCCCGAGCTCGACACCGGCAGCGTGGGCCCGAAGGTCGCCGCGTGCGCGCACTTCGCGCGCGCGACTGGAAAGGACGCCGTCATCTGCGCCGTCGATCAGCTTGCCGAGGCGCTCGCCGGGCGCGCGGGCACGCGCATCACGGCCAGGTGA
- a CDS encoding DegV family protein translates to MAVRVVTDTTSYLPQSDVERYGIRLVPLSVTLDGVTYVERVADEAFYDALLKSKGFPTTSQPSAATIAEAFRAAVEAGDEVVAVFLSSEMSGTYSTALLARDMVREERPDARIEVVDSRSNCMELGFAVLAAARAAEQGASAEEAAAAAREMTLHTRFIFVPDTLEYLRRGGRIGNASALIGTLLQIRPILTVVDGKTDVFAKVRTKRKAMTEIVAALSRDAEAKGLIDVVAHHIADEAEGRELAAMASEAVGREVPVIPVGPTIGTHVGPGSVGLVYVTDKPMEKSAG, encoded by the coding sequence ATGGCCGTGCGCGTCGTGACGGACACCACGTCGTACCTTCCGCAAAGCGATGTCGAGCGGTACGGCATCCGCCTGGTGCCGCTGTCTGTCACGCTCGACGGCGTGACGTACGTGGAGCGCGTCGCAGACGAGGCCTTCTACGACGCGCTGCTGAAGAGCAAGGGCTTCCCCACCACGTCGCAGCCTTCCGCGGCGACGATCGCCGAGGCGTTCAGGGCCGCCGTCGAGGCGGGCGACGAGGTCGTGGCGGTGTTCCTCTCATCAGAGATGAGCGGGACGTACTCCACGGCGCTGCTCGCACGCGACATGGTGCGCGAAGAGCGCCCGGACGCTCGCATCGAGGTCGTCGACTCGCGCTCGAACTGCATGGAGCTCGGGTTCGCGGTGCTCGCGGCCGCCCGGGCGGCAGAGCAGGGCGCGAGCGCTGAGGAGGCTGCAGCTGCTGCCCGGGAGATGACGCTGCACACCCGCTTCATCTTCGTGCCCGACACGCTCGAGTACCTGCGTCGCGGTGGCCGCATCGGCAACGCGTCCGCTCTGATAGGCACGCTTCTGCAGATCCGCCCGATCCTCACGGTGGTCGACGGCAAGACCGACGTGTTCGCGAAGGTGCGCACCAAGCGAAAGGCGATGACCGAGATCGTCGCCGCTCTCTCGCGCGACGCGGAAGCCAAGGGGCTCATCGACGTCGTTGCCCACCACATCGCGGACGAAGCGGAGGGACGCGAGCTCGCGGCGATGGCCTCGGAGGCGGTCGGGCGCGAGGTGCCGGTGATCCCTGTGGGGCCTACGATCGGGACGCACGTCGGTCCCGGTTCCGTAGGCCTCGTGTACGTCACAGACAAGCCGATGGAGAAGAGCGCTGGTTAG
- a CDS encoding B12-binding domain-containing radical SAM protein gives MNVVLIEPGSPGLNIYSHVAMGRGVPLLATVLRDAGHEVRAFVEDVGGRGRIDWECVRRADVVGLSAISCTLTRAAELAQQTRRANPEAAIVFGGPEPTCAPARSFEAGADFVIRGEAEQSLLMFLDAVRGWQPGEPPSEALRQVPGIVWRQDGDLRFGPPPRQLARTELDALPFVDMSLVDGAERQTTGLVWRSRGCPERCTFCEVHEIWPRYVLRDERISVQELLRCQEAGFSSVFLIDDNAAANKPSFKRFLQGAIDRSYARPLTVQLRADAVFDEGGRLDRELLRLLREAAPVTTVCIGVESAADEDLAGVQKRTDVDRVAAALTALRRYGVLVHGMFIAFAHDTLETLKRNGGFARRYVTSLQYLFETPLPGTRATAEHEATGRVIFDRVEDLRFLDGMHVAIRPYRTTARQMQEAVIAEYKQFYSRIRIAKAFVEGLVVRHRRLGAGMRRYLRGLKPSRRIVEWARMHLQYKFAPCAVLCVGRRRVRAFLRDPEYTAYLRALQD, from the coding sequence GTGAACGTGGTGTTGATCGAACCCGGCTCACCGGGGCTGAACATCTACTCCCACGTCGCCATGGGTCGCGGGGTACCGTTGCTTGCGACCGTGCTGCGAGACGCCGGCCACGAGGTGAGGGCGTTCGTCGAGGACGTCGGAGGACGGGGGCGCATCGACTGGGAATGTGTGCGCAGAGCGGACGTGGTGGGCCTCTCGGCGATTTCGTGCACGTTGACGAGGGCCGCGGAGCTGGCTCAACAGACGCGCCGTGCCAATCCCGAGGCGGCCATCGTTTTCGGAGGTCCGGAACCGACGTGCGCACCGGCCCGGTCCTTCGAGGCTGGCGCCGACTTCGTCATCCGCGGAGAGGCGGAACAATCGCTGCTCATGTTCTTGGATGCGGTCCGCGGGTGGCAACCCGGAGAGCCGCCGAGCGAAGCGTTACGGCAGGTGCCGGGCATCGTGTGGCGTCAAGATGGCGACCTGCGCTTCGGGCCGCCGCCGCGGCAGCTCGCACGCACGGAGCTCGACGCACTTCCATTCGTCGACATGTCGCTCGTTGACGGTGCCGAACGGCAGACGACGGGGCTCGTGTGGCGTTCGCGCGGGTGTCCCGAGCGCTGCACGTTCTGCGAGGTGCACGAGATCTGGCCGCGATACGTGCTGCGCGACGAGCGCATCAGCGTACAAGAGCTGCTCCGGTGTCAAGAGGCGGGCTTCAGCAGCGTGTTCCTCATCGATGACAACGCAGCAGCCAACAAGCCTTCGTTCAAACGGTTCTTACAGGGAGCCATCGACCGCAGCTACGCACGGCCTCTCACGGTGCAACTGCGCGCGGATGCCGTGTTCGACGAGGGCGGCAGACTCGACCGAGAGCTCCTGAGGCTCTTGCGGGAGGCGGCGCCGGTGACGACGGTATGCATCGGTGTCGAGTCCGCAGCGGACGAAGACCTCGCAGGTGTGCAAAAGCGCACCGACGTCGACCGCGTCGCTGCGGCGCTCACGGCGCTCCGGCGATACGGCGTCCTCGTGCACGGCATGTTCATCGCCTTCGCGCACGACACGCTCGAGACGCTCAAGCGGAACGGCGGATTCGCTCGCCGGTACGTGACGTCGCTCCAGTACCTGTTCGAGACGCCGCTTCCAGGCACACGGGCCACGGCCGAGCACGAGGCCACCGGTCGCGTCATCTTCGACAGGGTCGAAGACCTCCGCTTCCTGGACGGGATGCACGTGGCGATCCGGCCGTACCGGACGACAGCACGCCAGATGCAAGAAGCGGTGATAGCCGAATACAAGCAGTTCTACTCGCGGATCCGCATCGCCAAGGCGTTCGTGGAAGGACTCGTGGTCCGACACCGTCGGCTCGGCGCTGGAATGAGGAGATACCTGCGGGGGTTGAAGCCGTCGCGGCGTATCGTCGAGTGGGCGCGGATGCACCTTCAGTACAAGTTCGCGCCCTGCGCGGTGCTCTGCGTCGGACGGCGGCGAGTCAGGGCCTTCTTGCGCGACCCCGAATACACCGCGTACCTGAGAGCGCTTCAGGACTGA
- a CDS encoding cyclic 2,3-diphosphoglycerate synthase gives MKRTRTVIMGAAGRDFHDFLARFRDDESTEVVAFTATQIPGIDGRTFPPDLAGPLYPDGIPILPESELGRLIREEGVERVVFAYSDIAHVDLMHKASLVIAEGADFVLMGSTPTMLKSSKPVISICAVRTGVGKSGISKYVIRALRSRGIRAVDVRHPMPYRDLLAMRVERYASVEDLDRFGVTIEEREEYEHLVRDGIVVYAGVDYEAILREAEREADVVIWDGGNNDMPFFAPDLEIVALDPHRPGHERLYHPGEANLLRADVLVINKVNTADRAVVDDLKATAAKLNHSAVVIETSSEITLADPQAVNGKRALVIEDGPTVTHGGMAYGAGALAARAAGAAALVDPRPYAVGSIAQTFAAYPHLTEVLPAMGYSKQQLAELEATIRATECDVVVVATPIDLARLIDIPHPTVRATYEVVDASSPTLDDVIGAFVQQHGVRGEQA, from the coding sequence ATGAAGCGCACGCGCACGGTCATCATGGGCGCCGCAGGCCGCGACTTCCACGACTTCCTCGCTCGGTTCCGGGACGACGAGTCCACCGAGGTCGTGGCGTTCACCGCGACGCAGATCCCTGGCATCGACGGCAGGACCTTCCCGCCCGACCTCGCGGGCCCGCTGTATCCGGACGGCATCCCGATCCTGCCCGAGTCCGAGCTTGGCCGCCTCATCCGCGAAGAGGGCGTGGAGCGCGTCGTGTTCGCGTACAGCGACATCGCGCACGTCGACCTCATGCACAAGGCCTCGCTCGTGATCGCGGAAGGCGCCGACTTCGTGCTGATGGGGTCGACGCCGACCATGCTGAAGTCGAGCAAGCCCGTCATCTCGATCTGCGCAGTGAGGACCGGCGTCGGCAAGAGCGGCATCTCCAAGTACGTCATCCGCGCGCTCCGCTCGCGCGGCATCCGCGCCGTCGACGTGCGGCACCCGATGCCCTACCGCGACCTGCTCGCGATGCGCGTGGAGCGCTACGCCTCGGTGGAGGACCTCGACCGCTTCGGCGTGACGATCGAGGAGCGCGAGGAGTACGAGCACCTCGTCCGCGACGGGATCGTGGTGTACGCAGGCGTCGACTACGAGGCCATCCTGCGGGAGGCGGAGCGCGAGGCCGACGTGGTGATCTGGGACGGCGGCAACAACGACATGCCGTTCTTCGCGCCCGACCTCGAGATCGTCGCGCTCGACCCGCACCGCCCCGGCCACGAGCGGCTGTACCACCCCGGCGAAGCGAATCTGCTCAGGGCCGACGTGCTCGTCATCAACAAGGTGAACACCGCGGACCGCGCCGTCGTGGACGACCTGAAGGCGACCGCCGCCAAGCTCAACCACAGCGCCGTCGTGATCGAGACCTCCTCTGAGATCACCCTCGCAGACCCGCAGGCCGTCAACGGCAAGCGCGCGCTCGTGATCGAGGACGGCCCGACGGTGACCCACGGCGGCATGGCGTACGGCGCCGGCGCGCTTGCTGCGCGCGCCGCGGGGGCCGCCGCGCTCGTGGACCCGCGCCCGTACGCCGTCGGCTCGATCGCGCAGACCTTCGCCGCGTACCCGCACCTCACCGAGGTCCTGCCTGCGATGGGGTACTCCAAGCAGCAGCTCGCTGAGCTCGAAGCGACCATCCGCGCGACCGAGTGCGACGTCGTCGTGGTGGCCACGCCGATCGACCTCGCGCGGCTCATCGACATCCCGCACCCGACCGTGCGCGCCACCTACGAAGTCGTGGACGCCTCGTCCCCCACGCTCGACGACGTGATCGGGGCGTTCGTCCAGCAGCACGGTGTCCGAGGCGAGCAGGCGTGA